A single window of Dysgonomonadaceae bacterium PH5-43 DNA harbors:
- a CDS encoding nucleoid DNA-binding protein (product_source=COG0776; cath_funfam=4.10.520.10; cog=COG0776; pfam=PF18174,PF18175; superfamily=110997,47729), which translates to MIDVSIYITYLLTEHECVILPDFGAFIVSDKKKIYNLQAEPTTPPAKVVSFNSDINHNDGLLITTISKLERITYNEASDIVKGYISNLMLQIEQYNKVTISWLGKLSLSEDNKITFSPYVQLSCNVTNFGLNEFHFPTLSEKREAESAALLEEISNDFEYQPEPTSLFRRAISVVAVVVVLFLAAMPLNKTINADSQSASLISFSNRIEAIAEKPVVEDAVEAEEVMPIASVVEVEELPKQNLRSYHIIVSSLPSLQAAQNSLNEYKELGFNEATVVSSGDKNRISVKMFNNKQEAEIYLEQFRADNPKCSKAWLLSQRN; encoded by the coding sequence ATGATTGACGTTTCTATATACATAACTTATTTATTAACAGAACACGAATGTGTGATTCTGCCTGATTTTGGTGCGTTTATAGTATCTGACAAAAAGAAGATATATAATTTGCAAGCAGAGCCTACAACTCCACCTGCCAAAGTGGTAAGCTTTAATTCGGATATAAATCATAACGATGGTTTGCTTATCACAACTATATCTAAATTGGAAAGAATAACATACAATGAAGCGTCTGATATAGTTAAGGGATATATATCAAACCTTATGTTGCAGATAGAACAATATAATAAGGTGACAATATCGTGGCTTGGTAAACTATCTTTATCCGAAGATAATAAAATTACATTTTCTCCATATGTACAGTTAAGTTGTAATGTTACAAACTTTGGGTTGAACGAATTCCATTTTCCTACTTTATCTGAAAAAAGAGAGGCAGAAAGTGCTGCTCTACTTGAAGAGATAAGCAATGATTTTGAATATCAACCCGAGCCAACGAGCCTGTTTAGGCGAGCGATTTCGGTAGTAGCCGTTGTTGTGGTGTTGTTTTTGGCAGCAATGCCATTAAATAAAACAATTAATGCCGATTCGCAATCGGCGAGCTTAATCAGTTTTAGTAATAGGATAGAGGCTATCGCCGAAAAACCTGTGGTTGAAGATGCGGTTGAGGCTGAAGAAGTAATGCCGATAGCCTCTGTTGTTGAGGTAGAAGAGCTGCCTAAACAAAATTTACGTTCTTACCATATAATAGTGTCGAGTTTACCTTCGCTTCAAGCAGCACAAAATAGTTTGAACGAATACAAAGAGTTAGGTTTTAATGAAGCAACAGTGGTAAGTTCAGGAGATAAAAATAGAATTTCGGTTAAAATGTTTAACAACAAGCAAGAAGCTGAAATTTATCTCGAACAATTCAGAGCCGACAATCCGAAATGTTCTAAAGCATGGCTGTTAAGTCAGAGAAACTAA
- a CDS encoding small subunit ribosomal protein S16 (product_source=KO:K02959; cath_funfam=3.30.1320.10; cog=COG0228; ko=KO:K02959; pfam=PF00886; superfamily=54565; tigrfam=TIGR00002), whose amino-acid sequence MATKIRLQRHGRKGYAFYHIVIADSRAPRDGRFIERIGTYNPNTNPATVDLKFDRALYWIQVGAQPTDTTRNILSGEGVLLKKHLLGGVAKGAFTEAEAEVKFEAWKKEKTNATTATVSKLADEKTKEAKARLEAEKAVNKAKADALAAKRADAKLQEEEAAAAAAAEAAATVEEAPATEEAPAEETPATEA is encoded by the coding sequence ATGGCAACTAAAATTAGATTGCAAAGACATGGTCGCAAAGGGTACGCGTTTTACCACATCGTGATCGCAGATAGCAGAGCTCCACGTGATGGAAGGTTTATTGAAAGGATTGGAACATACAATCCAAACACTAATCCTGCTACAGTAGATTTAAAATTTGATAGAGCTTTGTATTGGATACAAGTAGGGGCTCAACCTACAGACACAACAAGAAATATTCTTTCTGGCGAAGGAGTACTATTGAAAAAACACCTATTAGGTGGTGTTGCAAAAGGTGCTTTCACAGAAGCAGAAGCAGAAGTTAAATTCGAAGCTTGGAAGAAAGAAAAAACAAATGCTACAACAGCAACAGTAAGCAAACTTGCTGACGAAAAGACTAAAGAAGCTAAAGCTCGTTTAGAGGCAGAAAAAGCTGTAAACAAAGCTAAGGCAGATGCTTTGGCTGCAAAAAGAGCAGATGCTAAACTTCAAGAAGAAGAGGCAGCAGCCGCTGCGGCAGCAGAAGCAGCAGCAACTGTTGAAGAAGCTCCTGCAACGGAAGAAGCTCCAGCAGAAGAAACTCCTGCAACTGAAGCTTAA
- a CDS encoding hypothetical protein (product_source=Hypo-rule applied; cath_funfam=2.30.29.30; transmembrane_helix_parts=Outside_1_3,TMhelix_4_26,Inside_27_45,TMhelix_46_68,Outside_69_82,TMhelix_83_105,Inside_106_132,TMhelix_133_155,Outside_156_174,TMhelix_175_194,Inside_195_200,TMhelix_201_218,Outside_219_221,TMhelix_222_239,Inside_240_245,TMhelix_246_263,Outside_264_365,TMhelix_366_388,Inside_389_394,TMhelix_395_417,Outside_418_450) — MVFILLVATAIFLYVWGYKVISLVIFFFFLTNGFELIQLETFEFNFIAVGTDYALIILYAILAIETIFTKNFFKIDNLVKCMMVFGGFIAIAVIYSKFIIGASFFEILKVCRPFLFLPLHFLFRTLKLSQIEELIKYLFTITVATSTLYLMQIFTDTFILAGDVKTSTYILGTKIMRYYNQPSMLYFLTFIAIFNNPYKGWFKFVSTVILVAALIGAFHRSLLSSFAVALIVSFIVTLPRLRQIQILTLACFLVFFGSIYFGGKFMKSKTYNDIQIVLSEDIAEMVMSGDFSFDGESTFAYRVAHLGERHLYVSQKPMYAVLGIGLFSDYSPCARSLEFRLGLIGKITNEIEQIHSPDISYSSMLLHFGYVGSLTLLLIYAYLAVFFYKHRKTKYALASFAYLVLSFGTSFFSENLVQAMTFVLPVLAYTTIKKINYEQEHKSIDNNTVL; from the coding sequence ATGGTATTTATTCTATTAGTTGCAACTGCTATTTTCTTATATGTTTGGGGATACAAAGTAATATCTTTAGTGATATTTTTCTTTTTCCTCACAAACGGCTTTGAATTAATACAACTCGAAACTTTCGAATTCAATTTTATAGCTGTTGGCACCGACTATGCTCTTATAATTCTTTATGCTATACTGGCTATAGAAACAATATTTACTAAAAACTTTTTCAAGATAGACAATTTAGTAAAGTGTATGATGGTTTTCGGAGGCTTTATAGCAATAGCAGTTATTTATAGCAAATTCATCATAGGAGCTTCTTTTTTTGAAATACTAAAAGTATGTCGACCTTTCTTGTTTTTACCTTTACATTTCCTATTCAGAACACTCAAACTAAGTCAGATTGAAGAATTAATAAAGTATCTATTTACCATTACAGTAGCTACCTCTACACTTTATCTGATGCAGATATTTACCGATACTTTTATTCTTGCTGGAGACGTAAAAACATCTACCTATATTTTAGGAACAAAGATTATGAGATACTACAACCAGCCATCTATGTTGTATTTCTTAACCTTTATTGCAATCTTTAACAACCCCTACAAAGGCTGGTTTAAGTTTGTATCTACAGTTATTTTAGTAGCCGCATTAATTGGTGCATTTCATAGAAGTTTACTTTCTTCTTTTGCCGTAGCTCTAATAGTTAGCTTTATTGTAACTCTTCCAAGATTAAGACAAATACAAATACTGACGCTTGCTTGCTTTTTAGTATTTTTTGGTTCTATATACTTTGGTGGTAAATTTATGAAATCAAAAACATACAACGACATACAAATAGTACTTTCAGAAGATATAGCTGAAATGGTTATGTCTGGCGATTTCAGTTTCGATGGAGAGTCAACCTTTGCTTATCGGGTTGCTCATTTAGGAGAAAGGCATTTATATGTATCCCAAAAACCTATGTATGCTGTTTTAGGAATAGGATTATTTTCGGACTACTCCCCTTGTGCCCGAAGTTTAGAGTTTAGGTTAGGATTAATAGGGAAAATAACTAACGAGATTGAGCAAATACACTCGCCCGACATCTCCTACTCTTCTATGCTTTTGCATTTCGGATATGTAGGTTCGTTAACTCTACTATTAATATATGCCTATCTTGCAGTTTTCTTCTATAAACACAGAAAAACAAAATACGCATTAGCAAGTTTCGCCTATTTAGTATTGTCTTTCGGGACTTCTTTTTTCTCCGAAAACTTAGTGCAAGCAATGACTTTTGTACTGCCTGTTTTGGCGTACACAACAATAAAAAAGATAAATTATGAACAAGAACATAAAAGTATCGATAATAACACCGTCTTATAA
- a CDS encoding polysaccharide export outer membrane protein (product_source=KO:K01991; cath_funfam=3.10.560.10; cleavage_site_network=SignalP-noTM; cog=COG1596; ko=KO:K01991; pfam=PF02563; transmembrane_helix_parts=Outside_1_240,TMhelix_241_263,Inside_264_265) — MKLKLILIMSVGILLLSCKSAPKNVSYFQDYEKITSVDDAYFAYEPTIKANDRLRITVSSPILDQTLVAQFNLPMTNYLSDGGNVQSAGMQTYRVNKDGYIDFPVLGLVKLEGLTRSEATDLLKAKISTQIANPIINLQIASFKVSVLGEVNRPGPISTGDERLSILDAIGAAGDLTIYGKRENILLIRDNNGEKEFHTYDLTKSDFITSPYFYLQQNDVIYIEPNDTKKKASRFGAAENFSISLASVIFSAVSVIATVISIATK, encoded by the coding sequence ATGAAATTAAAACTAATTTTAATAATGTCGGTTGGCATTTTACTACTCTCTTGTAAATCTGCCCCTAAAAACGTTTCTTACTTTCAAGATTACGAAAAAATCACAAGTGTAGATGACGCTTACTTCGCTTACGAACCCACTATTAAAGCAAACGACAGGTTAAGAATAACTGTTTCATCTCCAATACTCGATCAAACTCTGGTGGCTCAGTTTAACCTACCTATGACAAACTACTTATCCGACGGAGGTAATGTTCAATCGGCAGGCATGCAAACCTACAGAGTAAACAAAGACGGATATATAGACTTCCCTGTTTTGGGCTTAGTAAAATTAGAAGGCTTAACACGTTCGGAGGCTACCGACTTATTAAAAGCAAAAATATCGACTCAGATAGCCAATCCTATCATAAATCTTCAGATAGCATCATTCAAGGTTTCTGTATTAGGAGAAGTAAACAGACCTGGACCCATAAGCACTGGCGATGAACGCCTTTCGATATTAGATGCCATTGGAGCAGCTGGTGACCTTACTATATATGGTAAAAGAGAAAATATTTTATTAATACGTGATAATAATGGAGAGAAAGAATTTCATACTTACGACCTAACTAAGTCTGACTTCATCACTTCTCCTTACTTCTATCTTCAACAAAACGACGTAATTTATATAGAACCTAACGATACTAAAAAGAAAGCCAGCCGCTTTGGAGCTGCCGAAAACTTCAGCATATCTTTAGCTTCTGTTATATTCTCTGCCGTATCTGTTATTGCAACAGTAATAAGTATCGCCACTAAATAA
- a CDS encoding putative Zn-dependent peptidase (product_source=COG0612; cath_funfam=3.30.830.10; cog=COG0612; pfam=PF00675,PF05193; superfamily=63411), which produces MEYESFSLSNGLKIIYLPSQSAVAYCGFAVNAGTRDEKTPSEFGLAHFVEHTLFKGTEKRKSWHIINRMENVGGELNAYTTKEETFLYAVALNEDTERAIELLSDLIFNSQFPQVEVDKEREVIIDEINSYKDNPSELIYDEFENILFANNEIGHNILGEEESLNKINSTECLKFVNEFYRPDNMVFFFHGKTPLNKIIRLANKYFSNKTSTCNSYRQRVTPEINKAENKLVNNNLYQSHVMIGGRGYDFYDKKRLGLYLLNNILGGPGMNSRLNIQLREKNGLVYTVESSITSYSDSGVFSIYFGSDHNNVDRCLSLIHKELKRLRDTKLTSSQFNAALKQLKGQLGISRDNKENLALNMGKSFLHFNKYDSLSETYRKLDLLNADLLFDIANEIFDEENLTQLIMK; this is translated from the coding sequence ATGGAATACGAATCTTTTTCTTTATCCAACGGCTTAAAAATAATATATCTACCATCGCAATCGGCTGTTGCTTATTGCGGCTTTGCTGTTAATGCTGGTACCCGAGACGAGAAAACCCCATCAGAATTTGGGTTAGCTCACTTCGTTGAACATACTTTATTTAAAGGAACGGAGAAACGTAAATCGTGGCACATAATAAATCGTATGGAAAATGTTGGCGGAGAACTAAACGCCTACACCACCAAAGAAGAAACTTTTCTTTATGCAGTAGCTCTTAACGAAGATACCGAAAGAGCTATAGAATTGCTATCAGACCTTATTTTCAACTCTCAGTTTCCACAAGTAGAAGTAGACAAAGAACGAGAAGTTATAATCGACGAAATAAATTCATATAAAGACAATCCATCGGAGCTTATATACGACGAGTTTGAAAATATATTATTCGCCAACAACGAAATCGGACACAATATATTAGGGGAAGAAGAAAGCTTAAATAAAATAAACTCTACTGAGTGCCTTAAGTTTGTAAATGAATTTTATCGCCCCGACAATATGGTGTTTTTCTTTCACGGTAAAACTCCATTGAACAAAATAATTCGTTTGGCTAACAAATACTTTTCCAACAAGACCTCAACTTGCAACTCATACAGACAAAGAGTTACCCCTGAAATAAATAAAGCGGAAAACAAACTCGTAAACAATAACCTTTATCAATCTCACGTAATGATAGGTGGTCGTGGTTACGATTTCTACGACAAGAAACGACTTGGCTTATACTTACTAAACAACATACTTGGAGGACCTGGTATGAATAGTCGCTTAAATATACAGTTAAGAGAAAAGAACGGCTTGGTTTACACCGTAGAATCAAGTATTACTTCATATAGCGACTCTGGTGTTTTTAGCATTTACTTCGGCTCCGACCACAACAACGTAGACCGTTGCTTATCGTTAATACATAAGGAATTAAAAAGACTAAGAGACACAAAACTCACATCATCTCAGTTTAATGCTGCACTAAAACAACTAAAAGGTCAGTTAGGCATTTCTCGCGACAACAAAGAAAACTTAGCCCTAAATATGGGTAAAAGCTTTCTTCATTTCAACAAATACGATAGTTTATCCGAAACTTACCGCAAGTTAGACCTACTTAATGCCGACTTGCTATTTGATATTGCAAATGAAATATTCGACGAAGAAAATCTTACGCAACTTATAATGAAATGA
- a CDS encoding O-antigen/teichoic acid export membrane protein (product_source=COG2244; cog=COG2244; pfam=PF01554; superfamily=81496; transmembrane_helix_parts=Inside_1_25,TMhelix_26_48,Outside_49_57,TMhelix_58_80,Inside_81_99,TMhelix_100_122,Outside_123_136,TMhelix_137_159,Inside_160_171,TMhelix_172_194,Outside_195_203,TMhelix_204_226,Inside_227_252,TMhelix_253_272,Outside_273_286,TMhelix_287_309,Inside_310_329,TMhelix_330_352,Outside_353_364,TMhelix_365_387,Inside_388_399,TMhelix_400_417,Outside_418_420,TMhelix_421_443,Inside_444_459), whose protein sequence is MSFIKEKINTFFGKGNERTILAKKNIAISFIIKGGTILISVILVPLTIGYANPERNGIWLTIHSLVTWLYLFDIGLGNGMKNKVAEAKAAGNNELARKYISSTYAIVSIICLVVFALFLLINPHLDWMKILGAIPDIYADEVSGLVKIFIVFFCLNFVLNILKSVAAADQRPAIGSVMDLVGQIFVLIGIFILSKTTPPSLISLGLVTLFCPIAVSLGFTIYMFATRYKQWRPSFRYVNLGVGKSMMNLGIKFFIASIAALLITYTLPFFIQRAVGPTEVTYFNTTFRLFAILYNIMNIIIFPTWASFTDAYAKQDSVWMTKTVKAMYKLFIAYVILEVIILFLSPILYHIWINNWMESDNVLEISFSLSACVCVYTCVLCWLNMNIYPLNGIGKVKLQVYSSVLEIILFIPVAIFLGDLYGTIGIVIAPILVYIPRMIWAPIQLRKLINNKGKGIWNK, encoded by the coding sequence ATGTCTTTTATAAAAGAAAAGATAAATACATTTTTTGGCAAAGGGAACGAGCGAACTATATTAGCGAAAAAGAACATTGCCATATCCTTTATTATTAAGGGAGGAACCATACTTATCTCGGTTATACTTGTTCCTCTTACAATAGGATATGCCAATCCTGAACGTAATGGGATATGGTTAACTATTCACTCTTTGGTTACTTGGCTGTATCTGTTCGACATCGGCTTAGGCAATGGTATGAAAAACAAGGTAGCCGAAGCTAAAGCCGCAGGCAATAACGAACTTGCTCGCAAATACATTAGTTCTACGTATGCCATAGTAAGCATTATATGCCTTGTTGTTTTCGCTTTATTTTTACTAATAAACCCTCATCTCGATTGGATGAAAATATTAGGAGCAATACCTGATATATATGCCGATGAAGTATCTGGGTTAGTGAAAATATTTATTGTTTTCTTTTGCCTGAACTTCGTTCTAAACATACTAAAATCGGTTGCTGCTGCCGACCAAAGACCAGCTATTGGTTCTGTTATGGATTTAGTCGGACAGATATTCGTACTCATCGGTATCTTTATTTTATCTAAAACAACTCCTCCCTCTTTGATTTCTTTAGGGTTGGTAACTCTTTTTTGTCCTATAGCTGTAAGTCTTGGATTTACTATTTATATGTTTGCAACAAGATACAAACAGTGGCGACCATCTTTCAGATACGTAAACTTAGGAGTAGGAAAAAGTATGATGAATTTAGGAATAAAATTCTTCATAGCGTCAATAGCCGCACTTCTAATAACTTACACCCTACCCTTTTTCATACAAAGAGCCGTAGGACCTACAGAAGTTACCTACTTCAACACAACTTTCCGCTTATTTGCCATACTGTACAACATAATGAATATAATTATATTCCCCACTTGGGCTTCATTTACCGATGCATACGCCAAACAAGATAGCGTTTGGATGACAAAAACAGTAAAAGCAATGTATAAACTCTTTATTGCTTATGTTATCTTAGAGGTAATTATTCTGTTTTTATCTCCCATACTGTATCATATTTGGATTAATAACTGGATGGAGAGCGACAATGTACTTGAAATATCATTCTCTCTATCGGCTTGTGTATGTGTATATACTTGCGTGTTATGTTGGCTTAATATGAACATTTACCCCCTTAATGGCATAGGAAAGGTTAAGTTACAAGTTTATAGTTCTGTATTAGAAATTATATTGTTTATCCCTGTAGCCATTTTCCTTGGAGATTTATACGGAACCATAGGAATAGTAATAGCCCCAATATTAGTGTATATACCAAGAATGATTTGGGCACCTATACAACTACGGAAGTTAATAAACAATAAAGGTAAAGGTATTTGGAATAAATAA
- a CDS encoding histidine triad (HIT) family protein (product_source=KO:K02503; cath_funfam=3.30.428.10; cog=COG0537; ko=KO:K02503; pfam=PF01230; superfamily=54197), producing the protein MTIFSKIIAGEIPSYKIAEDENFYAFLDINPVTEGHTLVIPKQEVDYIFDLDNDSLSGMMLFAKKVAKAMEKAIDCKRIGITVIGLEVPHAHIHLIPITNESDMSFSNPRKKFTPEEFASIATNINSMF; encoded by the coding sequence ATGACAATATTCAGTAAGATAATAGCAGGAGAGATACCTTCCTACAAGATTGCAGAAGACGAAAACTTTTACGCATTCTTAGATATTAATCCCGTAACAGAAGGACATACATTAGTAATTCCGAAGCAAGAAGTAGACTATATCTTCGACTTAGACAACGACTCTCTATCCGGTATGATGCTATTTGCAAAAAAAGTAGCTAAAGCAATGGAGAAAGCTATTGATTGCAAACGTATAGGCATTACAGTAATAGGTCTGGAAGTTCCCCACGCCCATATTCATTTAATACCTATAACAAACGAGTCAGATATGTCGTTTTCTAATCCGAGAAAAAAGTTCACTCCCGAAGAATTTGCCTCAATAGCAACAAATATAAACTCTATGTTTTAA
- a CDS encoding tyrosine-protein kinase Etk/Wzc (product_source=KO:K16692; cath_funfam=3.30.1490.70; cog=COG3206; ko=KO:K16692; superfamily=47364; transmembrane_helix_parts=Inside_1_18,TMhelix_19_41,Outside_42_499,TMhelix_500_522,Inside_523_529), whose protein sequence is MDTQNKSTKEQIIDAIQYALKHWIYFVISLGVCGVLGIIYLKTAPRVWSVKAQVSLRDDESLTGGNISSNSSLLSSFGFGGGSQNIEDESIKLRSHGNMKQLVENFELNKIYEESSFLGIKKTKLYDHSPIALVVDPLMNDTITAKIQFKLNIKDDKIKIKMKAGKKKVGTFEVASLPATIETIWGNYTFEKTPLYDNYSYPSNFIISYYNYDVVAQFFQEAMNIDFMKKTSDLINLEYSEENTVFAKKLLRELINIYNTEWIKDKSLVTRKTTEYIEYRLNEVERLLLNADTGIEQFKESYNLTEIEADVQYYLTSSGELQSKLIEAQTQLDVANILINHIENESNKYSLIPFNLVLNDASIASAITNYNNHLIRRSDMLKESNGQSAVIGSITNQIDLLRNNLIKSVKNIQEGLEISLASIKKKDSEFNDKLKNVPKIEKDYINLKREQRLQQNLYVFLLEMREQSAIKGVNILPKLKIINEPYIVNKRVSPSLKTTALMIVFFGGGVIPIVLIYLVSFIKKKKNKQ, encoded by the coding sequence ATGGATACTCAAAATAAAAGCACAAAAGAACAAATTATAGATGCGATACAATACGCTCTTAAACACTGGATTTATTTCGTAATAAGCTTAGGCGTATGTGGTGTTTTAGGAATTATCTACTTAAAAACAGCACCTCGTGTTTGGAGTGTAAAAGCTCAGGTTAGTTTAAGAGACGACGAATCGCTTACTGGAGGTAATATTTCAAGCAACTCATCATTGTTAAGTTCTTTCGGATTTGGTGGAGGTTCTCAAAACATAGAAGACGAGTCGATAAAGTTAAGGTCTCATGGTAATATGAAACAACTCGTTGAAAATTTCGAGCTAAATAAAATATATGAAGAATCTTCATTCTTAGGAATAAAAAAGACTAAACTATACGACCATTCACCTATTGCCTTAGTTGTAGACCCTTTGATGAATGATACCATTACCGCCAAGATACAGTTTAAGTTAAATATAAAAGATGATAAAATAAAGATAAAGATGAAAGCAGGCAAAAAGAAAGTGGGTACTTTTGAAGTAGCATCACTTCCTGCTACAATAGAAACAATATGGGGTAATTATACTTTTGAGAAAACTCCTCTTTATGATAACTATAGCTACCCTTCTAATTTTATCATTTCTTATTACAACTACGATGTTGTAGCTCAGTTCTTCCAAGAAGCTATGAACATCGACTTTATGAAGAAAACTTCTGACTTAATAAACTTAGAATATTCGGAAGAAAACACTGTATTCGCAAAAAAACTATTAAGAGAATTAATCAACATTTACAACACAGAATGGATAAAAGACAAAAGTTTGGTTACACGCAAAACAACCGAATACATCGAATACAGACTAAACGAAGTTGAACGTCTACTCCTTAATGCCGACACAGGTATAGAGCAATTCAAAGAAAGCTATAACTTAACCGAAATAGAAGCCGACGTTCAATACTATTTAACTTCATCAGGAGAATTACAATCTAAATTAATAGAGGCTCAAACACAGTTAGACGTTGCGAACATATTAATAAATCATATAGAAAACGAGAGCAATAAATACTCTCTTATTCCTTTCAACTTAGTGCTAAACGATGCAAGTATAGCTTCTGCAATAACAAACTACAACAATCACTTAATAAGAAGAAGCGATATGCTTAAAGAAAGTAACGGGCAAAGTGCGGTAATTGGTTCGATAACTAATCAGATTGACCTGTTAAGGAACAACCTTATTAAGTCGGTCAAAAATATTCAAGAAGGACTTGAAATATCTTTAGCCAGCATTAAGAAAAAAGATAGCGAGTTTAATGATAAACTAAAAAACGTTCCTAAGATAGAAAAAGATTATATCAATCTTAAAAGAGAACAACGACTTCAACAAAACCTTTATGTTTTCCTTTTAGAAATGAGAGAACAATCGGCTATAAAAGGCGTTAACATTTTGCCTAAACTAAAAATAATAAACGAACCATACATTGTAAACAAAAGAGTATCGCCATCGTTAAAGACAACTGCTTTAATGATAGTATTTTTTGGAGGTGGTGTTATTCCTATCGTCCTTATTTACTTAGTGTCTTTTATAAAAAAGAAGAAAAATAAGCAGTAA
- a CDS encoding glycosyltransferase involved in cell wall biosynthesis (product_source=COG0463; cath_funfam=3.90.550.10; cog=COG0463; pfam=PF00535; superfamily=53448): MNKNIKVSIITPSYNQGQFIEHTIKSVLNQTYKNIEYIVVDGGSTDNTMEIVDRYRDKIDIVIHEKDKGQSDAINKGFKLATGTLLGWINSDDVLYPDCVEKLVEKYNAEPDGAVYYNSKLDFIDSKGNYLKTWNFKIPSRKHLLKTHYFVIQPTSFYSKEILDKINYLDEDLYYCMDLDLWLRLLEYKPIIEVGNTALGALRDWEETKSNTGNVKFLTDIRKTLLKHGANIWDKSVLKTYKESLKFYAPWLFKRK, encoded by the coding sequence ATGAACAAGAACATAAAAGTATCGATAATAACACCGTCTTATAACCAAGGACAGTTTATTGAACATACAATTAAATCGGTACTCAATCAAACTTATAAAAACATAGAATACATTGTAGTAGACGGAGGCTCGACCGACAATACTATGGAGATTGTAGATAGGTACAGAGATAAAATCGACATCGTTATACACGAGAAAGACAAAGGACAAAGTGATGCTATCAACAAAGGTTTCAAATTAGCAACTGGCACTTTATTAGGTTGGATAAACTCCGATGATGTTTTATATCCTGATTGTGTTGAAAAGTTAGTTGAAAAATATAATGCCGAACCCGATGGTGCGGTTTACTATAATTCAAAGTTAGATTTTATCGACAGTAAAGGCAACTACCTAAAAACTTGGAATTTTAAGATACCCAGCCGAAAGCATCTATTAAAAACTCACTATTTTGTAATTCAACCTACGTCTTTTTACAGTAAAGAAATCTTAGATAAAATAAACTACTTAGATGAAGATTTATATTATTGTATGGATTTAGACCTATGGTTACGCCTGTTAGAGTACAAACCAATAATAGAGGTGGGCAATACTGCTTTAGGAGCATTACGCGATTGGGAAGAAACAAAATCGAATACTGGCAATGTAAAATTCTTAACAGATATAAGAAAAACACTGCTTAAACACGGAGCTAACATCTGGGATAAATCGGTATTAAAAACATACAAAGAAAGCTTGAAGTTTTATGCGCCTTGGCTTTTTAAACGTAAATAA